In one window of Corynebacterium mycetoides DNA:
- a CDS encoding copper-translocating P-type ATPase, with the protein MPHDHPHSALDEDHHVHGHGEHAGHSTAMFRDRFWWSLILSIPVVIFSPMVAHLLGYHLPAFPGSTWIPPVLGTIIFVYGGTPFLKGGWKELKSRQPGMMLLIAMAITVAFVASWVTTLGLGGFDLDFWWELSLLVTIMLLGHWLEMRALGAASSALDALAALLPDEAEKVIDGTTRTVAISELVVDDVVLVRAGARVPADGTILDGAAEFDEAMITGESRPVFRDTGDKVVAGTVATDNTVRIRVEATGGDTALAGIQRMVADAQESSSRAQALADRAAALLFWFALISALITAVVWTIIGSPDDAVVRTVTVLVIACPHALGLAIPLVIAISTERAAKSGVLIKDRMALERMRTIDVVLFDKTGTLTEGAHAVTGVAAAVGVTEGELLALAAAAEADSEHPVARAIVAAAAAHPEASRRQIRATDFSAASGRGVRATVDGAEILVGGPNMLREFNLTTPAELTDTTSAWTGRGAGVLHIVRDGQIIGAVAVEDKIRPESRAAVKALQDRGVKVAMITGDAQQVAQAVGQDLGIDEVFAEVLPQDKDSKVTQLQERGLSVAMVGDGVNDAPALTRAEVGIAIGAGTDVAMESAGVVLASDDPRAVLSMIELSQASYRKMIQNLIWASGYNILAVPLAAGVLASIGFVLSPAVGAILMSASTIVVALNAQLLRRIDLDPAHLAPTDGKEEKAAVSSAAPVR; encoded by the coding sequence AGCCCCATGGTCGCCCACCTGCTCGGCTACCACCTCCCGGCATTCCCCGGATCCACCTGGATCCCCCCGGTGCTGGGCACGATCATCTTCGTCTACGGCGGAACGCCTTTCCTCAAGGGCGGATGGAAAGAACTGAAATCCCGCCAACCCGGGATGATGCTCCTGATCGCCATGGCCATCACCGTGGCGTTTGTCGCCTCCTGGGTCACCACTCTGGGGCTGGGCGGTTTTGACCTGGACTTCTGGTGGGAGCTGTCCCTGCTGGTGACCATCATGCTGCTGGGCCACTGGCTGGAGATGCGTGCTCTCGGGGCCGCGTCCTCCGCGCTTGACGCGCTGGCTGCCCTGCTGCCGGATGAGGCCGAGAAAGTCATCGACGGGACCACCCGCACCGTGGCCATCTCCGAGCTGGTCGTCGACGACGTCGTGCTGGTGAGGGCCGGTGCCCGGGTGCCGGCCGACGGAACCATCCTCGACGGAGCCGCCGAATTCGATGAGGCGATGATCACCGGCGAATCCCGTCCCGTCTTCCGCGACACCGGTGACAAGGTGGTCGCCGGTACCGTGGCCACCGACAACACCGTCCGCATCCGGGTGGAGGCTACCGGCGGGGACACCGCCCTGGCCGGGATCCAACGCATGGTTGCCGACGCCCAGGAGTCCTCCTCCCGGGCCCAGGCCCTGGCGGATCGGGCGGCGGCGTTGTTGTTCTGGTTCGCGCTGATCTCCGCTCTGATCACCGCGGTGGTGTGGACCATCATCGGCAGCCCGGACGATGCCGTGGTGCGCACGGTCACGGTTCTGGTCATCGCCTGTCCGCACGCCCTGGGCCTGGCGATTCCGCTGGTCATAGCGATCTCCACCGAGCGGGCCGCGAAATCCGGGGTGCTCATCAAGGACCGGATGGCGCTCGAGCGGATGCGCACCATCGACGTGGTGCTCTTCGACAAAACCGGCACCCTGACCGAGGGTGCGCACGCGGTCACCGGTGTCGCGGCAGCTGTCGGCGTCACCGAGGGCGAGCTGCTGGCCCTGGCCGCCGCCGCGGAGGCCGACAGCGAGCACCCCGTGGCCCGCGCCATCGTGGCGGCCGCGGCCGCCCATCCCGAGGCCTCCCGTCGGCAAATCCGTGCAACTGATTTCAGCGCCGCCTCCGGCCGGGGGGTCCGGGCCACTGTCGATGGCGCTGAAATCCTCGTGGGCGGGCCGAACATGCTGCGCGAGTTCAACCTCACCACCCCGGCCGAGCTCACCGACACCACCAGCGCCTGGACCGGGCGTGGGGCCGGTGTGCTCCATATTGTCCGCGACGGTCAGATCATCGGTGCGGTGGCCGTCGAGGACAAGATCCGCCCCGAATCCCGCGCCGCCGTGAAAGCCCTGCAGGACCGCGGGGTGAAGGTCGCGATGATCACCGGTGACGCGCAGCAGGTGGCCCAGGCGGTTGGCCAGGACCTGGGGATCGATGAGGTCTTCGCCGAGGTCCTGCCCCAGGACAAGGACTCCAAGGTCACCCAGTTACAGGAGCGTGGCCTGAGCGTGGCCATGGTCGGCGACGGTGTCAACGACGCCCCCGCTCTGACCCGCGCGGAGGTCGGTATCGCCATCGGGGCCGGCACGGATGTGGCCATGGAATCCGCCGGAGTGGTCCTGGCCAGTGATGACCCGCGTGCAGTGCTGTCGATGATTGAGCTCTCGCAGGCCAGCTACCGCAAGATGATCCAGAACCTCATCTGGGCCTCTGGCTACAACATCCTCGCCGTGCCGCTGGCCGCCGGCGTGCTCGCCTCGATCGGGTTCGTGCTGTCCCCGGCCGTGGGCGCGATCTTGATGTCTGCCTCGACCATCGTGGTGGCCCTGAACGCCCAGCTGTTGCGCCGCATTGATCTGGATCCGGCCCACCTGGCTCCGACCGACGGGAAGGAGGAGAAGGCTGCTGTGAGCTCTGCAGCCCCCGTCCGCTGA